One Gemella haemolysans ATCC 10379 genomic window carries:
- the pta gene encoding phosphate acetyltransferase, with product MANDLFVELQQKLEGKNVRIVLPEAYDERVLEAAVKLGATSYVKPVLVGKKEKVEEIAKGLSLDASNLEVIDHENYEKLEELVAKFVERRAGKVTEEKARELLKDVNYFGTMLVYTGEVEGLVSGAIHSTGDTVRPALQIIKTKPGTKRTSGAFIMSKEDKRYVFADCAINPTLDAEGLAEIAIESAKTAKSFNVDPKVAMLSFSTLGSAVTEDTTRVAEATKLVKENAPELAVEGELQFDAAVVPSVAKLKAPNSKVQGDANVFVFPSLEAGNIGYKIAQRLGGFEAVGPILQGLNAPVNDLSRGCNAEDVYKLSLITAVQALEK from the coding sequence TAGAAGGGAAAAATGTACGTATCGTACTACCAGAAGCATATGATGAGCGTGTATTAGAAGCGGCTGTTAAATTAGGCGCTACTAGTTATGTTAAACCTGTGTTAGTTGGGAAAAAAGAAAAAGTAGAAGAGATTGCTAAAGGATTATCTTTAGATGCTTCTAACTTAGAAGTTATTGATCACGAAAACTACGAAAAATTAGAAGAATTAGTTGCTAAGTTTGTAGAGCGTCGTGCAGGAAAAGTAACTGAAGAAAAAGCTCGTGAATTATTAAAAGATGTTAACTACTTCGGAACTATGTTAGTATACACTGGTGAAGTTGAAGGATTAGTATCTGGAGCAATTCACTCTACTGGAGATACTGTTCGTCCAGCATTACAGATTATTAAAACTAAACCAGGTACAAAACGTACAAGTGGTGCATTCATTATGAGTAAAGAAGACAAACGTTATGTATTTGCTGACTGTGCGATTAACCCAACATTAGATGCAGAAGGTCTAGCTGAAATCGCAATCGAAAGTGCAAAAACAGCTAAAAGCTTTAACGTTGATCCAAAAGTAGCAATGTTAAGTTTCTCTACTTTAGGTTCAGCTGTTACTGAAGATACTACAAGAGTAGCAGAAGCTACTAAATTAGTTAAAGAAAATGCACCTGAATTAGCTGTTGAAGGGGAATTACAATTTGATGCTGCAGTTGTACCTTCAGTTGCTAAATTAAAAGCTCCTAACTCAAAAGTACAAGGAGATGCTAATGTATTTGTATTCCCAAGCTTAGAAGCTGGTAATATTGGATACAAAATTGCACAACGTCTAGGTGGATTTGAAGCTGTAGGACCAATCTTACAAGGATTAAACGCTCCTGTAAACGACCTATCTCGTGGATGTAATGCAGAAGATGTATACAAACTTTCATTAATTACAGCTGTTCAAGCTTTAGAAAAATAG
- a CDS encoding O-methyltransferase has product MVAIESKDDLYVIDLLEDFDEFYLELEKYAEENRVPIIDKIGIRFLIQMLKVKKAKNLLEIGTAIGYTSIKLAEKIGCNVTTIERDDKMYNQAKNNIEKRNLTDKITLLHADALELQDEVVTNAPYDVVFIDGAKSQSRKFFELYEPYFAEDVVVITDNVLFKGMVADPSIIKHSRDLKQLSRKINNYNEWLLKHKNYESVILPFGDGITITTRK; this is encoded by the coding sequence ATGGTTGCGATAGAATCAAAAGATGATTTATATGTTATAGATTTACTAGAAGATTTTGATGAATTTTATCTAGAATTAGAAAAATATGCCGAAGAAAATAGAGTACCTATTATAGATAAAATAGGGATAAGATTTTTAATTCAGATGCTTAAAGTGAAGAAAGCTAAGAATTTATTAGAAATAGGAACGGCAATTGGATATACATCTATTAAATTAGCTGAAAAAATAGGATGTAATGTCACAACTATTGAGCGTGATGATAAGATGTATAACCAAGCAAAAAACAACATAGAAAAGAGAAATCTAACTGATAAAATAACATTACTTCATGCCGATGCTTTAGAACTTCAAGATGAAGTAGTGACAAATGCCCCATATGATGTAGTATTTATTGATGGTGCTAAGAGTCAAAGTAGAAAGTTTTTTGAATTATATGAACCATATTTTGCTGAGGATGTCGTAGTTATTACGGATAATGTGCTATTCAAAGGAATGGTTGCCGATCCAAGTATTATTAAACACAGTAGAGATTTAAAACAACTTTCTAGAAAAATTAATAATTACAACGAATGGTTATTAAAACATAAAAATTATGAGAGTGTAATATTACCATTTGGAGATGGAATAACTATAACAACAAGAAAATAA
- a CDS encoding peptidase U32 family protein → MTVELVVTPKSIDHIYELINVGADSFVIGEEKYGLRLAGEFKREELKKAIEIIHQAGKKAYVSVNAIFHNEHIDDLVDYLHYLSTLNVDALIYGEPTIITILREENLDFKLQWDPHTLATNSFSCNYWGKRGAYRTCLSKELTIDEILEITGKSEYEIEVQVQGMLCMFQSVRKLVDNYFMYSGKEKYIEEYSNSKKLFLYSQDRNERYPIFEDSNGTHIMSANDICAIEELDRLIEAGVTAFKIEGVLKDEDYITEIVTIYRDAIDLYYEDKEAYEDEKQDFYNDIERIKPKYREVDLGFFYKKTMY, encoded by the coding sequence ATGACAGTAGAGTTAGTTGTAACACCGAAAAGTATTGATCATATTTATGAACTGATAAATGTAGGAGCTGATAGTTTCGTTATTGGTGAAGAAAAATATGGATTACGTCTTGCTGGTGAATTTAAAAGAGAAGAATTAAAGAAGGCTATCGAGATTATTCACCAAGCAGGGAAAAAGGCATATGTTAGTGTAAATGCAATATTCCATAATGAGCATATAGATGACCTAGTTGATTATTTACATTATTTATCAACACTAAATGTTGATGCTCTAATATATGGAGAACCAACAATTATAACAATTTTAAGAGAAGAAAATCTTGATTTTAAACTTCAATGGGATCCACATACATTAGCTACGAACTCTTTCTCATGTAATTATTGGGGGAAACGTGGAGCATATAGAACGTGTCTATCAAAAGAATTAACTATTGATGAAATTCTTGAAATTACAGGAAAAAGTGAATATGAGATTGAAGTACAAGTTCAAGGGATGCTTTGTATGTTCCAATCTGTAAGGAAATTGGTGGATAACTATTTTATGTATAGTGGTAAAGAGAAGTATATTGAAGAATATAGTAATTCTAAGAAACTATTCCTATACAGTCAAGATAGAAATGAACGCTATCCAATTTTTGAGGATTCGAATGGAACACACATCATGAGTGCAAATGATATCTGTGCGATAGAAGAATTAGATCGTCTAATCGAAGCAGGAGTAACTGCATTTAAGATTGAAGGTGTTTTAAAAGATGAAGATTACATCACAGAGATTGTAACTATTTATCGTGATGCTATTGATCTTTATTATGAAGATAAAGAGGCATACGAAGACGAAAAACAAGATTTCTATAACGATATAGAAAGAATTAAACCAAAATACAGAGAAGTAGACTTAGGGTTCTTCTATAAGAAAACTATGTACTAG
- a CDS encoding peptidase U32 family protein, with protein sequence MAIPNISEIRDGKRVITKKPELLLPAGNLEKLKIAIHYGADAVFLGGQEFGLRSNADNFTIEEIKEGCEFAAKYGADIYVTANIIAHDENFEGLDEFLMALQDAGVRGIIVADPYIIERCKAVAPKVEVHISTQQSISNYKEVRYWESEGVHRVVLARETGYEEIKEIREKTDVEIEMFVHGAMCIAYSGRCTLSNYMTARDSNRGGCCQSCRWNYDLYEEGTDEDTKLFDEGANPYAMSPKDLTLIEAVPEIIELGIDSLKVEGRMKSIHYVATVASVYRKLIDDYCADPDNFEMTPEYKLELYKCANRDTAMSFFYEIPKYSEQMFGNEGGKKTNYDFVGQVLHYDEETQIATIQQRNFFKTGQEVEFFGPEIDTFRQVIGEIYDEDGELLDAARHPLQIIRTKLDSRVFKSNMMRKEMGR encoded by the coding sequence ATGGCGATACCAAATATTTCAGAAATTAGAGACGGTAAGAGAGTAATAACGAAAAAACCAGAATTACTGCTTCCAGCAGGGAATTTAGAAAAATTAAAAATAGCTATTCATTACGGAGCAGATGCTGTGTTCTTAGGAGGGCAGGAGTTTGGGCTTCGTAGTAATGCAGACAACTTCACAATTGAAGAGATTAAAGAAGGTTGTGAATTTGCAGCAAAATATGGAGCTGATATTTATGTTACAGCGAACATTATTGCGCACGATGAGAACTTTGAAGGATTAGATGAATTCTTAATGGCACTTCAAGATGCAGGAGTAAGAGGAATTATCGTAGCGGATCCATATATCATTGAAAGATGTAAAGCTGTAGCTCCAAAAGTAGAGGTGCACATCAGTACACAACAATCAATCTCAAACTATAAGGAAGTTAGATATTGGGAAAGCGAAGGAGTGCATCGCGTAGTATTAGCTCGTGAAACAGGATATGAAGAAATTAAAGAAATTCGTGAAAAAACAGATGTTGAGATTGAGATGTTTGTTCACGGTGCAATGTGTATAGCATATTCTGGACGTTGTACATTAAGTAACTACATGACAGCTCGTGATAGTAACCGTGGAGGTTGTTGTCAATCATGTCGTTGGAATTATGACCTTTATGAAGAAGGAACTGATGAAGATACTAAATTATTCGATGAAGGTGCAAATCCTTATGCGATGAGTCCAAAAGATTTAACATTAATTGAAGCAGTACCTGAGATTATTGAATTGGGTATTGATTCATTAAAAGTTGAAGGTCGTATGAAATCTATTCACTATGTAGCAACAGTTGCAAGTGTATATAGAAAACTAATCGATGACTATTGTGCAGACCCAGATAATTTTGAGATGACACCAGAATATAAATTAGAATTATATAAATGTGCTAACCGTGACACTGCGATGTCATTCTTCTATGAGATTCCTAAGTATTCTGAACAAATGTTTGGAAACGAAGGTGGTAAGAAAACAAATTATGACTTCGTTGGGCAAGTTCTTCACTATGATGAAGAAACTCAAATTGCAACAATCCAACAACGTAATTTCTTTAAAACTGGTCAGGAAGTTGAATTCTTTGGACCAGAAATCGATACATTTAGACAAGTTATCGGAGAAATTTATGATGAAGATGGTGAATTGCTAGATGCAGCAAGACATCCACTTCAAATTATTAGAACAAAATTAGACTCTAGAGTATTTAAAAGCAATATGATGCGAAAGGAAATGGGACGCTAA
- the udk gene encoding uridine kinase, translating to MATDRPKIIGIVGGSGSGKTTVTKRIIDELTQDKVALIEQDYYYKDQSHMTMDERVKTNYDHPSAFDNELLYNHLLELIEGKAVELPVYDYVNHTRSKEQKHQEPKDVIIIEGMFGLYSEKLRELMDIKIFVDTPSDLRILRRLLRDINERGRTVESVINQYLVSVRPMHEKYIKPTKQYADIIVPDGGYNDIAIDILITKIKSLLAK from the coding sequence ATGGCTACAGATAGACCAAAAATTATCGGTATTGTTGGAGGAAGCGGTAGTGGAAAAACGACCGTTACAAAAAGAATTATAGACGAGTTAACTCAAGATAAAGTTGCTTTAATTGAGCAAGATTATTATTATAAAGATCAAAGCCATATGACAATGGATGAGAGAGTTAAGACGAATTACGATCACCCGAGTGCATTCGATAATGAGTTACTGTATAATCATTTATTAGAATTAATCGAAGGGAAAGCTGTTGAATTACCTGTATATGATTATGTAAATCATACTCGTAGTAAAGAACAAAAACATCAAGAACCTAAAGATGTAATTATTATCGAAGGTATGTTTGGTCTTTATTCAGAGAAACTACGTGAATTAATGGATATTAAGATTTTTGTTGATACACCGAGTGATCTACGTATTTTACGAAGATTATTACGTGATATTAATGAGCGTGGAAGAACTGTAGAATCAGTAATCAATCAATATTTAGTGTCAGTTAGACCGATGCATGAAAAGTATATTAAACCAACTAAACAATATGCTGATATTATTGTTCCTGATGGTGGATATAATGATATTGCGATTGACATTTTAATAACAAAAATCAAATCGCTACTAGCAAAATAA
- the greA gene encoding transcription elongation factor GreA gives MALEEKLEYQMTQEGYDKLVEELEHYKKVKRPEVIEKIKIARSFGDLSENSEYDAAKDEQGFIEQRILEMEQMIRYAVIIELDGKSSTIRLGNKVTYQELPDGLTETYKIVGSAEANPFEFKISNESPVAQALLGKEVGDVAKVSLPTGPEDSMDIKILAVE, from the coding sequence ATGGCTTTAGAAGAAAAATTAGAATATCAAATGACCCAAGAAGGTTATGACAAACTTGTTGAAGAATTAGAACACTATAAAAAAGTAAAACGTCCAGAAGTAATTGAAAAAATTAAAATTGCACGTAGTTTCGGAGACTTATCTGAGAACTCAGAGTACGATGCAGCAAAAGATGAACAAGGATTTATCGAGCAAAGAATCTTAGAAATGGAACAAATGATTCGTTATGCTGTTATTATCGAATTAGACGGAAAATCAAGTACAATTCGTTTAGGTAACAAAGTAACTTATCAAGAACTACCAGATGGTTTAACAGAAACTTACAAAATCGTAGGTAGTGCTGAAGCTAATCCATTTGAATTCAAAATTTCAAATGAATCTCCAGTGGCTCAAGCTTTATTAGGAAAAGAAGTTGGAGATGTGGCAAAAGTTTCATTACCAACAGGTCCAGAAGACTCAATGGATATTAAAATTCTAGCGGTAGAATAG
- the mtnN gene encoding 5'-methylthioadenosine/S-adenosylhomocysteine nucleosidase has translation MIALIGAMPEEVAIIKEKIENLQEKKIVHVTFYEGKYEGRNIVLMLSLPGKVNAAIGTTLLLDHYKPEYVINIGTCGALQGDMEIGDMIVATEVRHFDVDATEFGYEIGQVPQMPAAYKSDEGLEKLASEISLPDHNIHFGLVGTSDSFISNKELKKGILKNFPNMQVVEMEAAAIAQTCYQFGTKFIVCRSVSDKAEEGTRVTFDEFLQIAAVNSSILTTELIKKL, from the coding sequence ATGATAGCATTAATCGGTGCAATGCCAGAAGAAGTGGCTATAATAAAAGAAAAAATAGAAAATTTACAAGAGAAAAAAATAGTACATGTAACATTTTATGAAGGAAAATATGAAGGACGCAATATTGTTCTTATGCTAAGTTTACCAGGGAAGGTGAATGCTGCTATTGGTACAACTCTATTATTAGATCACTATAAACCAGAGTATGTGATTAATATAGGTACATGTGGTGCCTTACAAGGTGATATGGAAATTGGGGACATGATTGTTGCTACAGAAGTAAGACATTTTGATGTTGATGCAACAGAGTTTGGCTATGAAATTGGTCAAGTGCCACAGATGCCGGCAGCATATAAGAGCGATGAAGGGTTAGAAAAACTAGCTTCAGAGATAAGCTTGCCAGATCATAATATTCATTTTGGTTTAGTGGGTACATCAGATTCATTTATTTCTAATAAAGAGTTGAAAAAAGGAATATTGAAAAACTTTCCTAATATGCAAGTAGTTGAGATGGAAGCAGCAGCGATTGCTCAAACTTGTTACCAATTTGGAACAAAATTTATAGTTTGCCGTAGTGTAAGTGATAAAGCAGAAGAAGGAACAAGAGTTACTTTTGATGAATTCTTACAAATAGCTGCAGTAAACTCGTCAATTTTAACTACAGAGTTAATAAAAAAACTTTAA
- a CDS encoding lysylphosphatidylglycerol synthase domain-containing protein: MKNITEKRSFTYLKNITQISVGLLIFYLIFSYFKKEIVSLDFKKIHHLTLTIGEVKFLVVLLSGLLGISILCLYDYFVLKAINLTKNMSSFRIFKISFMTNTLNMVLGFGGFIGAGLRYYMYKPYTKNGKTLVTAIGMILISMLSGISLLSIFVVLNVFPGQALYANNKIFYYSLILMSLFLPLYLFFNLRKPRIRTDRYLSVKLTVISFLEWVFAALIILMILYFYTGDLVADKELQIMGVIIVASIVGLLTMIPGGLGTFDTLVLIGLKNLGVNPEIIGATIIIYRLSYYVVPFSIGCFMFLSEGIRMIKDKFKRGEKL, translated from the coding sequence ATGAAAAATATTACAGAAAAAAGATCTTTTACTTATTTGAAGAATATAACTCAGATAAGTGTAGGATTATTGATATTTTATTTAATTTTTTCCTATTTTAAAAAAGAGATTGTTAGTCTAGACTTCAAAAAAATACACCATCTCACCCTTACTATAGGAGAGGTGAAATTTTTAGTAGTTTTATTAAGTGGTTTATTAGGCATAAGCATTTTATGCTTATATGATTATTTTGTTCTAAAGGCCATTAATTTAACGAAAAATATGTCTTCATTCCGTATTTTTAAAATTAGTTTTATGACTAACACATTAAATATGGTTCTAGGTTTTGGTGGTTTTATCGGTGCTGGACTTAGATATTATATGTACAAACCATATACAAAAAATGGAAAAACATTAGTTACTGCAATAGGGATGATTCTTATTTCTATGCTTTCTGGAATCAGTCTATTGTCAATTTTTGTAGTACTAAATGTCTTCCCGGGACAAGCGTTATATGCTAATAATAAAATCTTTTATTATTCATTAATATTGATGTCTTTATTTTTACCATTGTATCTATTTTTTAATTTGAGAAAACCAAGAATTAGAACGGATAGATACTTAAGTGTTAAATTGACAGTGATTTCTTTTTTAGAATGGGTATTTGCAGCCCTTATTATTCTTATGATTCTTTATTTTTATACGGGAGATTTAGTAGCGGATAAAGAATTACAGATAATGGGAGTTATAATAGTAGCATCAATAGTAGGATTATTGACTATGATTCCAGGAGGATTAGGTACTTTTGATACTTTAGTTCTTATTGGACTTAAGAATTTAGGTGTAAATCCAGAAATTATAGGTGCGACAATTATAATATACAGATTGTCATATTATGTTGTTCCGTTCTCTATTGGATGTTTTATGTTCCTAAGTGAAGGGATTAGAATGATAAAAGATAAATTTAAGAGAGGAGAAAAGTTATGA
- a CDS encoding glycerol-3-phosphate acyltransferase, giving the protein MITTIIYAIVAYFIGNVMGGKLLEKIYKEEFTNKGSGNVGARNAGRVLGPRSFLFVLAVDFFKGFFVVILLKILDVDPKIIYICIVLVLLGHIKPIIFKFKGGKGVATFFGCLAALSLNLFLILILCTLVIAIIVKSLTIGFYSSLPFVTYINYVENPSFIILGIFLLAVLLISVVAVKDIEESFNKYFSTRKIKKSVR; this is encoded by the coding sequence ATGATTACAACGATAATTTATGCGATAGTTGCCTATTTTATTGGAAATGTAATGGGTGGAAAATTATTAGAGAAGATTTATAAAGAAGAATTTACTAATAAAGGCTCTGGTAATGTTGGGGCAAGAAATGCGGGACGTGTTTTAGGTCCTAGATCGTTTTTATTTGTTTTAGCAGTAGATTTTTTCAAAGGATTTTTTGTAGTTATATTATTGAAAATATTAGATGTTGATCCAAAAATTATATATATTTGTATAGTATTAGTATTATTAGGTCACATAAAACCTATTATCTTTAAGTTTAAAGGTGGTAAAGGGGTTGCGACATTCTTTGGTTGTTTAGCAGCATTATCATTAAATTTATTCTTAATTTTAATACTTTGTACATTAGTTATAGCTATTATTGTAAAAAGTTTAACAATTGGATTTTATTCTAGTCTTCCTTTTGTGACTTATATAAACTATGTAGAAAATCCATCGTTTATAATACTAGGAATTTTTCTACTAGCAGTTTTATTAATAAGTGTGGTAGCTGTAAAAGATATAGAAGAGTCATTTAATAAATATTTTAGCACAAGAAAAATTAAGAAATCAGTTCGATAG
- a CDS encoding C40 family peptidase, which translates to MKNKKLLIGASLITMLTTGVIGGVTPIQNASAHDISANQVTTQYTVTDATQVNQEGGVSTTVTQLNAQETTNSQVSSSSKGAAIYQAALSQVGTIQDCTMLVTNALKSVGINYHDWPAGYMSLGTIVSASEAQPGDLIYYANGGMGLAHIAVYAGNGKAIHGGWLGNQTVVNSADIGSGAVYIRVK; encoded by the coding sequence ATGAAGAATAAAAAATTACTTATTGGAGCTAGTTTAATAACAATGTTAACAACAGGAGTAATTGGTGGAGTAACACCGATACAAAATGCTTCAGCTCATGATATATCTGCTAATCAGGTTACTACTCAATATACTGTAACTGATGCAACTCAAGTAAATCAAGAAGGAGGAGTATCTACTACAGTAACTCAATTGAATGCACAAGAAACTACAAATAGTCAAGTATCCTCTTCGAGCAAAGGAGCTGCTATTTATCAAGCAGCATTAAGTCAAGTAGGTACAATTCAAGATTGTACAATGCTAGTTACAAATGCATTAAAATCTGTAGGAATAAACTATCATGATTGGCCAGCTGGATATATGAGTTTAGGTACAATAGTATCAGCATCTGAAGCTCAACCCGGTGATTTAATTTATTATGCCAATGGTGGTATGGGATTAGCACATATCGCAGTTTATGCAGGTAATGGAAAAGCTATCCATGGGGGATGGCTTGGCAATCAAACTGTAGTTAATTCAGCAGATATAGGTAGTGGAGCGGTTTATATCCGTGTTAAATAA
- a CDS encoding L-lactate permease, translating into MILNAIWEQQYNPMGNIWLSAGVAALPIIIFLISLVVFKLKGYVAGGLSIISAAIVAAVCYKMPVDKIAGAAEQGIVSGLWPVASIVLAAIFLYKLTVKMGFFDVMKQSISSISPDKRIQVLLIAFSFNAFLEGAAGFGAPVAITAAILVGLGFKPLQSAAICLVANIAGGAYGAMGIPVTVPATLTDLDALTLGKNTSLILCLVTVIIAFLIVFMVDGFKGIKETFPAILVSGGGFAITQFIFLNFIGPELVNVSSAIVSLLALIVFLRFWQPKQQLTAETKEISHDKEVLAGKEVVRAWTPFILLTLFVTLLNTGFFKQLIQAANPKTGQAAGALNSLIFNFPYYIDGTVARVAPIVKQPTPIKAVFSFAPFTSTTTAILLAAILTIIIFRVNSRIVVSTIRETAVELWAPILTICSVLAFAYISTYSGMSSTLGLAFANTGKIFPLFSPILGWIGVFLTGSVVNSGSLFAGLQSVTASQIGIDPSLLVAANIIGGAIAKMISPQSIAVAAAAVGLVNRDSEIFAKTIKWSVILLVLAGVLNLLITLK; encoded by the coding sequence ATGATTCTTAATGCTATTTGGGAGCAACAGTATAATCCAATGGGTAATATTTGGTTATCTGCAGGGGTTGCTGCTCTTCCTATAATTATATTTTTAATTTCATTAGTTGTCTTTAAACTAAAAGGTTATGTAGCTGGTGGTTTAAGTATTATCAGTGCAGCTATAGTTGCTGCTGTATGTTATAAGATGCCTGTGGATAAAATCGCAGGAGCTGCAGAACAAGGTATTGTTTCAGGTTTATGGCCTGTTGCTAGTATCGTTCTTGCTGCTATCTTCTTATACAAATTAACAGTTAAAATGGGATTCTTCGATGTAATGAAACAAAGTATCTCATCTATTTCACCAGATAAAAGAATTCAAGTTCTTTTAATTGCATTCTCATTTAACGCTTTCCTAGAAGGTGCTGCAGGATTTGGTGCACCAGTTGCTATTACAGCCGCAATTTTAGTAGGTTTAGGTTTCAAACCTTTACAATCTGCTGCAATTTGTTTGGTTGCTAACATCGCTGGTGGTGCATATGGAGCAATGGGTATCCCGGTAACTGTTCCAGCTACTTTAACAGATTTAGATGCATTAACTCTTGGTAAAAACACATCATTAATTTTATGTCTTGTTACTGTTATTATCGCATTCCTTATCGTATTTATGGTAGATGGTTTCAAAGGTATTAAAGAAACATTCCCAGCAATCTTAGTTTCTGGTGGTGGATTTGCTATTACTCAATTCATCTTCTTAAACTTCATAGGACCAGAACTTGTTAACGTTTCTTCAGCTATCGTAAGTTTACTTGCTTTAATTGTATTCTTAAGATTCTGGCAACCAAAACAACAACTTACAGCTGAAACTAAAGAAATTTCTCATGACAAAGAAGTTTTAGCTGGTAAAGAAGTTGTTAGAGCATGGACACCATTCATTCTTTTAACTTTATTCGTTACTTTACTAAACACTGGATTCTTCAAACAATTAATCCAAGCTGCAAACCCTAAAACAGGTCAAGCAGCAGGAGCTTTAAACTCACTAATTTTCAACTTCCCATACTACATTGATGGTACAGTTGCACGTGTTGCTCCTATTGTAAAACAACCTACTCCAATTAAAGCAGTATTTAGTTTTGCTCCATTTACTTCAACTACAACAGCGATTTTACTTGCAGCAATTCTAACAATTATTATTTTTAGAGTTAACAGCCGTATTGTAGTATCTACAATAAGAGAAACAGCAGTTGAATTATGGGCACCTATCTTAACAATCTGTTCAGTACTTGCATTTGCTTACATTTCAACATATTCAGGAATGTCATCAACATTAGGATTAGCATTTGCTAACACAGGTAAAATCTTCCCATTATTCTCTCCTATCTTAGGATGGATTGGGGTATTCTTAACTGGATCTGTTGTTAACAGTGGATCTCTATTTGCTGGATTACAATCAGTAACTGCATCACAAATTGGAATTGATCCTTCATTACTTGTTGCTGCTAACATTATCGGTGGAGCTATCGCTAAAATGATTTCTCCTCAATCAATCGCAGTTGCAGCTGCAGCTGTTGGATTAGTTAACAGAGATAGCGAAATCTTCGCAAAAACAATTAAATGGAGCGTTATACTTCTTGTTCTTGCAGGAGTACTAAACCTTCTAATTACACTTAAATAA
- a CDS encoding thiamine pyrophosphate-dependent dehydrogenase E1 component subunit alpha: MVKTSKDLTKQEHLEMYELMQLIRDFDMELSKLYSRGLVHGMTHYSVGEEAANVGAIYPLRKEDLMFSNHRGHGQTIAKGIEIDRMMAEILGKETGQCKGRGGSMHIYDLEHGNMGCNGIVGGGHGLSTGAALAQKMKKTGNIVICCMGDGATNEGSFHECLNMASNWDLPLIFYVINNKYGISMAQERCMRVKEITERAASYRIKGIHVPDGNDVLAVYDAMQEAIEHTRSGKGPVLVEAVSYRWFGHSASDAGKYRSREEVAEWKLKDPNVKYKNYLLENGIATEEELKEIEDRSKATIDDAVEFAKESPFADVAIAFQDNYAD, from the coding sequence ATGGTAAAAACATCAAAAGATTTAACTAAACAAGAGCATTTAGAAATGTACGAACTAATGCAGCTTATTAGAGATTTTGATATGGAGTTGAGTAAACTATACTCTCGTGGTTTAGTTCACGGTATGACTCACTATTCAGTAGGAGAAGAAGCAGCAAACGTTGGTGCTATTTATCCATTAAGAAAAGAAGACTTAATGTTTTCTAATCACCGTGGTCACGGTCAAACAATTGCTAAAGGAATTGAAATTGATCGTATGATGGCGGAAATCCTAGGTAAAGAAACAGGTCAGTGTAAAGGTCGTGGAGGAAGTATGCACATTTATGACCTTGAACATGGAAACATGGGATGTAATGGTATCGTTGGTGGAGGACACGGTTTAAGTACTGGTGCTGCCCTAGCTCAAAAAATGAAAAAAACAGGTAACATTGTTATTTGTTGTATGGGTGACGGAGCTACTAACGAAGGAAGTTTCCACGAATGTTTAAACATGGCGTCTAACTGGGATTTACCACTTATTTTCTACGTAATTAACAATAAATATGGTATCTCAATGGCTCAAGAAAGATGTATGCGAGTTAAAGAAATTACTGAACGTGCAGCTTCATACAGAATCAAAGGTATTCACGTTCCAGACGGAAACGATGTATTAGCAGTATATGATGCAATGCAAGAAGCTATTGAACACACTAGAAGTGGAAAAGGACCTGTTTTAGTAGAAGCAGTTTCTTACAGATGGTTTGGACACTCTGCATCAGATGCAGGTAAATACCGTAGTCGTGAAGAAGTAGCTGAGTGGAAGCTTAAAGATCCTAACGTAAAATATAAAAACTACTTATTAGAAAATGGAATTGCTACAGAAGAAGAATTAAAAGAAATCGAAGATAGATCAAAAGCAACTATCGACGATGCTGTAGAATTTGCGAAAGAATCACCATTTGCTGATGTTGCAATAGCGTTCCAAGATAACTACGCTGACTAA